The Saprospiraceae bacterium genome includes a window with the following:
- a CDS encoding ribonucleoside-diphosphate reductase subunit alpha, which translates to MQVIKRSNKRESVSFDKVTARVNKLCYGLNQKYVDPIEISKKVIQGLFDGVKTTELDNLAAETAASMAARHPDYAILAARIAVSNLHKNTDKSFSETMKRLYNYIDPKSNEKAGLISDETIDVIMKNADELDSVIIYDRDYAFDYFGFKTLEKSYLLRMDGEVVERPQHLLMRAAIGIHGTDITSAIETYHLMSEKWFIHATPTLFNAGTPKPQLSSCFLLSMTEDSIPGIFETLSRCAKISQSAGGIGLSVHNVRAKGSYIKGTGGTSNGIIPMLKVFNDTARYVDQGGGKRKGAFAVYIEPWHADIFDFLDLKKNHGKEELRARDLFYAMWIPDLFMERVKENGDWSLFCPNEAPGLHECYGEEFKTKYHKYEAEGRARKTVKAQDLWFSILESQIETGTPYILYKDACNEKSNQKNLGTIKSSNLCTEIIEYTAPDEVAVCNLASISLPKFINEEKRTFDFEKLHEITRVITRNLNKIIDINYYPIQEAQNSNFRHRPIGIGVQGLADAYILMRMPFDSEEASSLNKEIFETIYHGALTESMELAKKDGSYKTFKGSPSSKGILQFDMWGVVPGDRYDWDGMKNDIKTHGLRNSLLLAPMPTASTSQILGNNECFEPYTSNIYTRRTLSGEYIIVNKHLLKDLTKRGLWNDDIKQKLMAANGSVQNIPEIPADLKALYKTVYEISQKNIIDQAADRGAFICQSQSLNLFVENANFGKLSSMHFYAWQKGLKTGMYYLRSKAAVDPIKFTLDSQHQRIQSTVAAEVIDEKEVMDLPEGAVCSMEEGCLMCGS; encoded by the coding sequence ATGCAAGTAATTAAAAGAAGCAACAAAAGAGAGTCTGTCAGTTTTGATAAAGTGACAGCAAGAGTGAACAAGCTCTGTTATGGTCTCAACCAAAAATATGTCGATCCGATCGAGATCTCTAAAAAAGTAATTCAGGGATTATTTGATGGGGTAAAGACTACGGAATTAGACAATCTTGCAGCTGAAACAGCAGCCAGTATGGCGGCAAGGCATCCTGACTATGCAATACTCGCTGCCAGAATCGCAGTTTCAAATTTACACAAAAATACAGATAAGTCTTTTTCCGAAACGATGAAAAGGCTTTACAATTACATCGATCCAAAATCAAATGAAAAGGCAGGACTGATCAGTGATGAAACGATAGATGTGATTATGAAGAATGCAGATGAACTGGATTCAGTTATTATCTACGACAGAGATTATGCATTTGATTATTTCGGATTTAAAACCCTGGAAAAATCCTATCTGCTCAGAATGGATGGTGAAGTCGTAGAAAGACCGCAACACTTATTAATGCGGGCTGCCATAGGAATACACGGAACAGACATTACATCTGCGATAGAAACCTACCACCTCATGTCTGAGAAGTGGTTTATTCATGCGACTCCTACTTTATTTAATGCAGGTACACCCAAACCACAGTTGTCTTCCTGTTTTCTGTTGAGTATGACTGAAGATAGTATTCCGGGTATATTTGAGACGTTATCCAGATGTGCCAAAATATCGCAGTCAGCAGGTGGGATCGGACTTTCAGTGCACAACGTGAGAGCCAAAGGCAGTTACATAAAAGGTACCGGCGGAACTTCTAATGGTATCATTCCAATGTTAAAAGTATTTAATGATACAGCAAGATATGTGGATCAGGGTGGTGGAAAAAGAAAAGGTGCATTTGCCGTTTATATCGAGCCCTGGCATGCCGATATCTTTGACTTTTTGGACCTGAAAAAGAATCATGGAAAAGAAGAACTGAGAGCACGGGATTTATTTTATGCGATGTGGATTCCTGACTTGTTTATGGAAAGAGTTAAAGAAAATGGAGACTGGTCATTGTTTTGCCCGAACGAAGCGCCGGGATTGCACGAGTGTTATGGAGAAGAGTTTAAGACAAAATATCATAAATACGAAGCAGAAGGGAGAGCAAGAAAGACAGTAAAAGCTCAGGATCTGTGGTTCTCAATTCTGGAGTCTCAGATAGAGACGGGTACTCCTTATATACTTTACAAAGATGCATGCAACGAGAAATCCAACCAAAAAAATCTCGGAACCATAAAATCCAGTAATCTTTGTACAGAAATTATAGAATATACTGCGCCTGATGAGGTAGCGGTTTGTAACCTCGCTTCAATTTCTCTTCCAAAGTTTATAAACGAAGAAAAGCGTACTTTTGATTTCGAAAAATTACATGAGATTACTCGGGTTATTACAAGAAATCTCAACAAAATAATAGACATCAATTATTATCCGATTCAGGAAGCACAGAATTCTAATTTCAGACACAGACCCATAGGGATAGGTGTACAAGGACTGGCAGATGCTTATATTCTCATGAGGATGCCTTTTGACAGTGAAGAAGCAAGTTCTCTGAATAAAGAAATTTTTGAGACAATTTACCACGGAGCTTTGACGGAATCCATGGAGCTGGCTAAAAAAGATGGCAGTTACAAAACCTTTAAGGGGTCGCCGAGCAGTAAAGGAATATTGCAGTTTGATATGTGGGGTGTGGTACCTGGTGACAGATATGACTGGGATGGTATGAAAAATGATATAAAAACACACGGATTACGAAACAGTCTTCTTTTAGCTCCGATGCCTACTGCTTCGACATCTCAGATATTAGGAAATAACGAGTGTTTTGAGCCTTACACATCTAATATTTATACCAGAAGAACACTTTCAGGTGAATATATCATCGTCAACAAACACCTTTTAAAAGACCTGACCAAACGAGGACTTTGGAATGATGACATTAAACAAAAGCTGATGGCAGCCAATGGTTCGGTCCAAAATATCCCCGAAATTCCAGCAGACCTGAAAGCGTTGTATAAAACTGTATATGAAATCAGTCAGAAAAATATAATCGATCAGGCAGCAGACCGAGGGGCATTTATTTGTCAGAGTCAGAGCTTAAATCTTTTTGTAGAAAATGCAAATTTTGGAAAACTAAGTTCAATGCACTTTTACGCATGGCAGAAAGGCCTGAAAACGGGTATGTACTATCTGAGAAGTAAGGCTGCTGTTGATCCGATCAAGTTCACATTGGATTCTCAACATCAACGAATTCAATCAACGGTTGCTGCTGAAGTCATAGATGAAAAAGAAGTCATGGACCTACCAGAAGGAGCAGTGTGCTCGATGGAGGAAGGTTGCCTCATGTGTGGTAGTTGA
- a CDS encoding DUF3276 family protein codes for MIVEYDDKSKFESVYTAKVKAGKRRTYFFDVRKTKGEDFYITITESTKKFNSDGYERHKIFLYKEDFNRFMAQLQDTVAHVKNDLMPDFDYDQFEKRQAEWEASQADLENSPKAPEGENMDW; via the coding sequence ATTATTGTGGAATACGACGATAAGAGCAAGTTTGAAAGTGTATATACTGCAAAAGTAAAGGCAGGTAAAAGACGTACTTATTTTTTTGATGTACGTAAGACAAAGGGTGAAGATTTTTATATCACCATTACAGAGAGTACAAAAAAATTCAACTCTGATGGGTACGAGAGACATAAAATTTTTCTCTATAAAGAAGATTTTAACCGTTTTATGGCACAGTTACAGGATACAGTTGCACATGTCAAAAATGATCTAATGCCAGATTTTGATTACGACCAGTTTGAAAAACGACAGGCAGAATGGGAAGCATCGCAGGCTGACCTGGAAAATTCTCCAAAAGCCCCTGAAGGTGAAAACATGGATTGGTAA
- a CDS encoding futalosine hydrolase gives MKNIIIVSATSKEIEPLTHYLSEYYDSNNDQFNTYKYKQLIIRTCITGVGSVKTVFKLGQLSGIENTDLAINAGIAGSFKELIPIGSVAEVIQDRFGDLGVENADGTFSDIFEAELDDPELFPFKNGVLTVIPYPQLTDLNKVSGITVQKVHGTKNSIRDIVRKYNPDIESMEGAAFFYVMKSLKINSTQIRAISNFVEPRNKNNWNIGLAIKNLNERLIIFLNQL, from the coding sequence ATGAAAAACATCATTATTGTATCTGCCACTTCAAAAGAAATCGAACCATTAACTCATTATTTATCAGAATATTATGATTCAAATAATGATCAGTTCAATACATATAAATATAAGCAGTTGATCATACGCACTTGCATTACCGGCGTAGGTTCTGTTAAGACTGTTTTTAAGCTTGGTCAGCTATCCGGAATTGAAAATACTGACTTAGCGATCAATGCCGGTATAGCAGGCAGTTTTAAAGAATTGATTCCCATTGGAAGCGTTGCAGAAGTAATTCAGGACAGATTCGGAGATTTAGGTGTTGAAAATGCAGATGGTACATTTTCAGACATTTTTGAAGCAGAACTGGATGATCCTGAATTGTTCCCATTTAAAAATGGTGTTTTAACAGTAATACCCTATCCACAATTAACTGATTTAAATAAAGTAAGCGGTATTACAGTTCAAAAAGTCCATGGGACAAAAAATTCCATACGGGATATTGTCAGGAAATATAATCCCGATATTGAAAGTATGGAAGGAGCTGCCTTCTTTTATGTGATGAAATCACTTAAAATAAATTCAACCCAAATAAGAGCCATTTCAAATTTTGTGGAACCCAGAAACAAAAATAACTGGAATATAGGGCTTGCGATAAAAAATTTGAACGAAAGACTGATTATCTTTCTGAATCAACTTTAA
- a CDS encoding ABC transporter ATP-binding protein has protein sequence MKHLFRLNKYFIKYKWRFLLGILFVTGSNYYGILIPQKVREALDLVQEQIVQYKNTDLAAQPDMYDKLGYALMIFGITVTIYVIIKGVLMYAMRQTLIVMSRLIEYDMRKELFAQLAKMDQSFYRSQKTGDIMARISEDVSKVRNYLGPAVLYGINLVTLFIMTIYAMLQVNVYLTFWALLPLPFLSISIYYVSSLINQKSTKIQEQLSVLNSTAQEAYSGIRVIKSYTKEEQFIQYFESQSEEFKKRALSLAQVESYFHPLMILLIAVSTLLVVVVGGFQVYEGELTAGNIAEFILYVNMLTWPVTSIGWIASIVQEAEASQARINELMDKSSAVENNNEDIYKINGSLEFRNVTFTYPDSGVTAVDNVSFKLEKGQKLAIMGRTASGKTTIGELLVRMFDTTLGTVLIDDKDVKSHNISMLRKNIAYVPQDVFLFSDTVSANITFGVENADENQIKKFAQYAAIAEEIEKLPLQYKTLVGERGVSLSGGQKQRISIARAFIKNPDVIILDDALSAVDTATEQQIMQYFSESMQEKTVIMITHRANNLLSYDKIIVLEEGRIVEEGTHEELLERNGFYASVYEQQSLIEN, from the coding sequence TTGAAACATCTTTTCAGACTTAATAAGTATTTCATAAAATACAAATGGCGCTTTCTGTTGGGAATACTTTTTGTTACTGGTTCCAACTATTACGGAATACTAATTCCTCAGAAAGTCAGAGAAGCCTTGGATCTGGTTCAGGAACAAATCGTGCAATATAAAAATACAGATCTTGCGGCTCAACCGGATATGTATGATAAACTGGGCTATGCATTAATGATATTTGGGATTACAGTAACTATATATGTAATAATCAAAGGAGTTCTGATGTATGCAATGAGACAAACTTTGATAGTGATGTCCAGATTGATTGAATATGACATGCGAAAGGAATTATTTGCTCAATTAGCAAAAATGGATCAATCATTTTACCGATCTCAGAAAACCGGTGATATCATGGCAAGAATATCTGAGGATGTATCAAAAGTCAGAAATTATCTGGGCCCGGCTGTGCTGTATGGCATAAACTTAGTGACTTTGTTTATTATGACAATTTATGCAATGCTTCAGGTGAATGTTTATCTTACATTCTGGGCTTTATTACCACTACCCTTTCTTTCTATATCCATTTACTATGTCAGTAGTCTTATAAACCAAAAAAGCACAAAAATTCAAGAACAATTATCTGTTCTCAACAGTACGGCTCAGGAAGCTTATTCCGGCATCAGAGTAATCAAATCTTATACAAAAGAAGAACAGTTTATCCAATATTTTGAATCACAAAGTGAAGAATTTAAAAAGCGGGCTTTATCACTTGCTCAGGTTGAATCTTACTTTCACCCCTTAATGATACTTTTGATTGCTGTAAGTACATTGCTGGTAGTTGTAGTTGGCGGATTTCAGGTTTATGAAGGTGAGCTTACAGCAGGTAATATAGCGGAATTTATATTGTATGTCAATATGCTAACTTGGCCGGTGACCTCCATCGGATGGATAGCATCTATCGTTCAGGAAGCAGAAGCATCACAAGCCAGAATAAATGAATTGATGGATAAAAGTTCAGCTGTTGAAAACAATAATGAAGATATTTATAAAATAAACGGAAGCCTCGAGTTTAGAAATGTAACCTTTACATATCCTGATTCCGGAGTGACTGCTGTGGACAATGTTTCATTTAAATTGGAGAAAGGTCAGAAACTTGCTATAATGGGAAGAACCGCATCGGGCAAAACCACCATTGGTGAATTATTGGTGAGAATGTTCGATACAACGCTAGGTACGGTGCTCATTGATGATAAGGATGTGAAGTCGCACAATATTTCAATGTTGAGAAAAAATATAGCATATGTTCCCCAGGATGTGTTTCTGTTTTCAGATACGGTAAGTGCCAATATAACATTCGGTGTCGAAAATGCCGATGAAAATCAAATCAAAAAATTCGCACAGTATGCTGCTATTGCTGAAGAAATCGAAAAATTACCACTACAATATAAAACACTTGTTGGCGAAAGAGGGGTTTCACTTTCAGGAGGACAAAAACAAAGAATCTCTATAGCAAGGGCTTTTATTAAAAATCCGGATGTAATTATTTTGGATGATGCTCTGTCGGCAGTAGATACGGCAACAGAACAACAAATAATGCAGTATTTTTCTGAGTCTATGCAAGAAAAGACAGTAATTATGATCACACACAGAGCTAATAATTTATTGAGTTATGATAAAATTATTGTTTTGGAAGAAGGCCGGATTGTGGAAGAAGGAACCCATGAAGAACTACTGGAAAGGAATGGCTTTTATGCATCTGTGTATGAGCAACAGTCTTTAATTGAAAATTAA
- a CDS encoding aminotransferase class V-fold PLP-dependent enzyme: MKKRDFIKQTTLGTLALLPFIDSLQCLISKYEGVDSFSLARDEGFWTKIRGDYHLKPDYINLENGYYCFSPQPILDAFIGHIRRVNLEGSYYMRSTQFSDKKQVAGSIAELLGCNQESVIITRNTTESLDTIISAMNWEAGDEAVMAEQDYGAMLNQFKLMGIKHGIINKLISIPNHPDSDDEIVQLYASAITEKTKLLMVCHMINITGQILPVRKICDMAHQKGVEVLVDGAHAFAHIQYKMDELNCDYYGASLHKWLSAPLGSGLLYVRKEKIRKITPFFAPWNDDPDDIYKLNHTGTHPVYNDLAIMDAIAYYKLIGKERKETRLRYLQRYWYEQLSNIPGIILNTPSDPNRSCGIANVGIEGVTPSDLAKLLLEKYIIWTVAIDGAGVQGCRITPNIYTTPEELDQFVAAMKDINNNK, translated from the coding sequence ATGAAAAAACGGGATTTCATAAAGCAAACCACTCTGGGTACCTTGGCATTGCTTCCCTTTATTGATTCGTTACAATGTCTGATTTCAAAATATGAAGGAGTTGACTCATTCAGCCTTGCAAGAGATGAAGGATTCTGGACTAAAATTCGTGGCGATTATCATTTAAAACCGGATTACATAAACCTTGAAAACGGGTATTATTGCTTCAGCCCACAACCCATTCTCGATGCATTTATCGGGCACATCAGGCGAGTCAATCTGGAAGGTTCCTATTATATGCGTTCTACCCAATTCAGTGATAAAAAACAGGTTGCGGGGAGCATCGCTGAATTGCTGGGTTGCAATCAGGAAAGTGTAATCATTACCAGAAATACAACGGAATCTTTAGATACCATCATCAGCGCTATGAATTGGGAAGCCGGCGATGAAGCAGTCATGGCAGAACAGGACTATGGCGCTATGTTGAATCAATTCAAACTAATGGGCATCAAACATGGCATTATAAACAAACTCATCTCAATACCTAATCATCCGGATTCAGATGATGAAATCGTACAACTATATGCATCTGCTATTACAGAAAAAACGAAACTGCTGATGGTTTGCCATATGATTAACATTACCGGACAAATACTACCTGTTCGTAAAATTTGCGACATGGCTCATCAAAAAGGAGTGGAAGTACTCGTGGACGGAGCACATGCTTTTGCGCATATTCAGTATAAAATGGATGAACTGAATTGTGATTATTATGGTGCAAGTCTTCATAAGTGGTTGAGTGCCCCACTTGGTTCAGGATTATTATACGTCCGAAAAGAAAAGATCAGAAAAATTACACCTTTTTTTGCTCCTTGGAATGATGATCCGGATGATATTTATAAGCTCAATCACACAGGTACACATCCGGTTTACAATGATCTGGCAATCATGGATGCAATCGCATACTATAAATTGATCGGAAAAGAACGCAAAGAAACCAGATTGAGATATCTTCAACGCTATTGGTACGAACAACTCAGCAATATTCCCGGTATTATACTTAATACACCGTCCGACCCTAATAGATCCTGCGGAATTGCCAATGTTGGAATAGAAGGAGTAACACCTTCTGATCTCGCAAAATTATTATTGGAAAAGTACATAATCTGGACTGTAGCAATAGATGGTGCCGGAGTTCAGGGTTGCAGAATCACGCCTAATATTTACACGACGCCAGAAGAGTTAGACCAGTTTGTAGCAGCAATGAAAGATATTAACAATAACAAATAG
- a CDS encoding DUF3810 domain-containing protein, whose amino-acid sequence MQLLFKYKWIILACFLYAFQSFKWIDASFSYAYYFSFLFQIWRFIYDNTIGLIPVPAIYLLVGYLFFLIINKLRQFKDYRIELRYNFFYKKLLFKLISGICFIYFSFYLLWGLNYQRDNLTSELKLPTVHPDTSAIISEAILAVEKVNELRKRLSSDTISLSEVFVAANLENKIRNDQKILLKTWNVPVYGKVRIRMLFPKGLLLRFSTAGIYIPFVMEGHIDAGLHPVQWPFVMAHEMAHGYGYTDEGDCNFIGFLSCISSDDLFIQYSGWLGYFRYVFFDLKRSAPASSKEISHSLDRGVINDLQAIYRYSDRYPDILPRLRDIVYESYLQSNGVKDGLRSYNNIIRQTIAWKDSDLNNDVKSKVFKVDSER is encoded by the coding sequence ATGCAGCTTTTATTTAAGTATAAATGGATTATTTTAGCTTGCTTTCTCTATGCTTTCCAATCGTTTAAATGGATAGATGCTTCATTTTCCTATGCTTATTATTTTTCTTTTTTATTTCAGATATGGAGATTTATTTATGACAATACCATAGGCTTGATTCCGGTTCCGGCTATCTATTTATTGGTTGGTTATTTATTTTTTCTTATTATTAATAAATTAAGACAATTTAAGGATTATCGTATCGAACTTCGTTATAATTTTTTTTATAAAAAACTATTATTCAAACTCATATCAGGCATATGTTTTATCTATTTTTCATTTTATCTTCTTTGGGGACTCAATTATCAAAGAGATAATCTTACTTCTGAATTGAAATTGCCCACCGTTCATCCGGATACTTCAGCAATAATCTCTGAAGCAATATTGGCAGTAGAGAAGGTCAATGAATTAAGGAAAAGACTTTCATCTGATACAATATCTTTATCAGAAGTTTTTGTTGCAGCCAACCTTGAAAACAAGATCAGAAACGATCAAAAAATACTTTTGAAAACCTGGAATGTTCCGGTTTATGGTAAAGTGCGGATTAGGATGTTATTTCCGAAAGGTTTGTTATTAAGGTTTTCAACGGCGGGGATTTATATTCCTTTTGTGATGGAAGGACATATTGATGCAGGATTACATCCGGTTCAGTGGCCTTTTGTGATGGCTCATGAGATGGCACATGGGTATGGATACACCGATGAAGGTGATTGCAATTTTATCGGCTTTTTGAGTTGTATCAGCTCAGATGATTTATTTATTCAATATTCGGGTTGGTTAGGTTATTTTCGATATGTATTTTTTGATTTGAAAAGATCGGCACCTGCCTCCTCAAAAGAAATTTCTCATTCACTTGATCGTGGTGTGATCAATGATTTACAAGCCATTTACAGATATTCTGACAGATACCCGGATATATTACCAAGACTCAGAGATATTGTATATGAATCTTACTTACAATCGAATGGCGTGAAAGATGGCTTGAGAAGTTATAACAATATTATCAGACAGACAATCGCCTGGAAAGATTCTGATCTGAATAATGATGTAAAATCAAAAGTATTTAAAGTTGATTCAGAAAGATAA
- a CDS encoding ribonucleotide-diphosphate reductase subunit beta, producing MSNNVEPLLLENPNRFVLFPIEHDDIWNFYKKTEASFWTAEEIDLHQDVSDWENKLNDDEKHFIKHVLAFFAASDGIVNENLAEHMVREVQYTEAKFFYGFQIMMENIHSETYSLLIDTYIKDAVEKDFLLHAIEHLDCVKKKADWALRWINEGNFQERLIAFAAVEGIFFSGSFCSIFWLKKRGLMPGLTFSNELISRDEGMHCDFACLLYNNHIINKLPKETVTKIITDAVEIEKEFVTDAIPVALIGMNAEMMCTYIEFVSDRLLVSLGCDRVYNAENPFPWMDMISLQGKTNFFEKRVGDYQKAGVMAEKEKQVFTLEEDF from the coding sequence ATGAGTAATAATGTCGAACCCCTTTTGTTAGAAAACCCCAACCGCTTTGTTTTATTCCCGATTGAGCATGATGATATATGGAACTTTTATAAGAAAACGGAAGCAAGTTTCTGGACAGCAGAGGAAATCGATCTTCACCAGGACGTGAGTGACTGGGAAAATAAGCTTAATGATGATGAAAAGCACTTTATAAAGCACGTTCTGGCATTTTTTGCAGCGTCTGACGGAATTGTAAATGAAAATCTGGCGGAGCACATGGTCAGAGAAGTACAATATACGGAAGCGAAGTTCTTTTATGGTTTTCAGATTATGATGGAAAACATTCATTCAGAAACCTATTCACTTCTCATTGACACTTATATTAAAGATGCGGTAGAGAAGGACTTTCTTTTACATGCTATTGAACATTTAGATTGTGTGAAGAAGAAGGCAGATTGGGCTTTAAGATGGATTAATGAAGGCAATTTTCAGGAGCGATTGATAGCATTTGCAGCAGTGGAGGGAATATTCTTTTCAGGATCATTTTGCTCTATCTTCTGGTTGAAGAAACGAGGATTGATGCCGGGTCTGACTTTCTCCAATGAGCTGATCTCACGGGATGAAGGAATGCATTGCGATTTCGCATGTTTATTGTACAACAACCACATTATAAACAAACTTCCCAAGGAAACTGTAACCAAAATAATCACAGATGCAGTTGAAATAGAAAAAGAATTTGTTACCGACGCCATCCCTGTCGCATTGATCGGAATGAATGCTGAGATGATGTGTACCTATATTGAATTTGTATCAGACAGACTTCTTGTTTCATTAGGTTGTGACAGAGTATATAATGCCGAGAATCCATTCCCCTGGATGGATATGATATCATTACAGGGAAAAACCAACTTTTTTGAAAAACGTGTCGGCGATTACCAAAAAGCAGGAGTAATGGCTGAAAAAGAAAAACAAGTATTTACATTGGAAGAAGATTTTTAG
- a CDS encoding magnesium transporter CorA family protein: MILYLGKENGEVKEFDHKDHASWINVVPPFAHGELEGLALDLDIPLDFLTDSLDIDERSRYEKEDDSTLILINSPILNDDTKENEAIYITVPIGIILTKDHIITVTSKDNPILEKFSDDRVKNFDPSDKRLFVIQIFEQNVYRFLECLKKLNLKRNLIEQELYQSSRNAELQQLLRIEKSLVYFVSSLSTNELLKMKMKRTDLLKLGAEEKYVDLFEDIIIDNSQALEMSNVYTNILSGTMEAYASIVSNNLNVIIHRLTIVTIILLLPSMVAGFYGMNLDYLPFNQYRFAFPLIILTSLLAGVGVVWFFSRKT; encoded by the coding sequence ATGATCTTATATCTTGGCAAAGAAAACGGAGAAGTGAAAGAGTTCGATCACAAGGATCATGCTTCATGGATCAATGTAGTTCCTCCTTTTGCACACGGGGAGCTGGAAGGTCTGGCTCTTGACCTGGATATTCCATTGGATTTTTTGACGGACTCATTAGATATTGATGAGCGGTCACGTTATGAAAAAGAGGACGATTCCACACTTATTCTTATTAATTCGCCTATACTGAATGACGATACGAAAGAAAATGAAGCAATTTACATAACTGTTCCGATAGGTATCATTCTGACTAAAGATCATATTATTACTGTAACTTCCAAAGACAACCCTATTTTGGAGAAGTTTAGTGATGACAGAGTTAAAAATTTTGATCCGTCTGATAAAAGACTTTTTGTCATTCAGATCTTTGAACAGAATGTGTATCGGTTTTTGGAATGTTTGAAAAAGCTGAATTTAAAGCGAAATCTGATTGAGCAGGAGTTATATCAATCCAGTCGAAATGCAGAGCTTCAACAATTACTGAGGATTGAGAAAAGTCTGGTATATTTTGTAAGTTCATTAAGTACAAATGAATTGCTCAAAATGAAAATGAAACGAACCGACCTGTTAAAGTTGGGTGCAGAAGAAAAGTATGTTGATCTTTTTGAAGACATTATTATTGACAATAGCCAGGCTTTGGAGATGTCCAATGTATATACCAACATTCTTAGCGGAACGATGGAAGCTTATGCATCTATCGTTTCAAATAATCTGAATGTTATTATCCACAGATTGACAATTGTCACAATTATTTTGTTATTGCCTTCAATGGTTGCCGGTTTTTACGGTATGAATTTGGATTACCTTCCATTCAATCAGTATCGATTTGCATTCCCATTAATCATTTTGACATCCCTACTCGCAGGTGTCGGAGTGGTTTGGTTTTTTTCCCGAAAAACCTAA
- a CDS encoding acyl-CoA reductase, with translation MELEEMHQNVENKIITITLSERISVLASLGEYLKNTNRKEIQAVIDLACAENPWFTQENVLTAINAVTNQFFDKDILQKWIARYFLDDNLPVRKVGLVLAGNIPMVGFHDILCAFICNKISVIKYSEKDRQLIPFLIEKLNEIDGRTAEYFQRTERLREYDSVIATGSNNTAGYFEHYFSNVPHIIRKNRNAVAVLTGDESVAALEKLGKDIFCHFGLGCRNVSKLYLPKNYDMSNLIQVLNKYVYLMDNHKYKNNYDYNLALFLINREKFLQLDAVLLRESALIASRIGSLHYSYYDSIDVLTTELKENRDSIQCIVSDIKIDNLTTIPFGDAQCPTIDTYADGVDTISFLLEL, from the coding sequence ATGGAATTAGAAGAAATGCATCAGAACGTTGAAAACAAAATAATCACGATAACTTTATCTGAAAGAATTTCAGTGTTGGCATCTCTAGGTGAATATTTAAAAAATACCAATCGTAAGGAAATTCAAGCAGTAATCGATCTGGCTTGTGCCGAAAATCCCTGGTTTACACAAGAAAACGTCTTGACGGCAATAAATGCTGTTACAAATCAATTTTTCGATAAAGACATTCTTCAGAAATGGATTGCCCGGTATTTTCTGGATGATAACTTACCTGTGCGAAAAGTTGGACTTGTTTTGGCAGGAAATATACCCATGGTAGGTTTCCATGACATTCTATGTGCATTTATCTGTAATAAAATTTCAGTTATCAAATATTCTGAAAAGGATAGACAATTAATCCCCTTTCTGATTGAAAAATTGAATGAAATAGATGGTAGAACCGCTGAATATTTCCAGCGAACAGAAAGGTTAAGAGAATATGATTCGGTTATTGCAACCGGGAGTAATAATACAGCCGGATACTTTGAACATTATTTCAGCAACGTACCTCACATTATCCGAAAAAACCGAAATGCTGTTGCTGTATTGACGGGCGATGAATCTGTAGCTGCACTTGAAAAATTGGGTAAAGATATTTTCTGTCACTTTGGATTGGGATGCCGGAATGTCAGTAAATTATACCTTCCTAAAAATTATGATATGTCCAATCTGATTCAGGTACTTAATAAATATGTTTACTTAATGGATAATCATAAATACAAAAACAACTACGATTACAATCTTGCTTTATTTCTCATTAACCGTGAAAAATTTCTACAACTGGATGCTGTTTTACTTCGCGAATCAGCTCTGATAGCATCCAGAATCGGAAGCCTGCACTATTCATACTATGACTCCATTGATGTCTTAACAACTGAACTTAAAGAAAACAGGGATTCCATTCAATGTATTGTATCGGATATAAAAATTGATAATCTGACCACCATTCCCTTTGGAGATGCACAATGCCCGACCATTGATACATATGCAGACGGAGTAGATACGATCAGTTTTCTTCTGGAGTTGTAG